In Bactrocera oleae isolate idBacOlea1 chromosome 5, idBacOlea1, whole genome shotgun sequence, a genomic segment contains:
- the Pgam5 gene encoding serine/threonine-protein phosphatase Pgam5, mitochondrial isoform X2, translating to MTTWRNLRIISSIVVGTSAGLSAYYYQRLREPENLVQNAWPVYNTPVSDGALWDTNWDFREPRSCVRPVKNDTPQEQNRYNNELEKMHVKATRHIVLIRHGQYLDDGKHDKDHHLTDLGKLQAKYTGQRLHELGIKWDKIIVSTMTRAQETSEVILKEIEYEPEKVRHCPYLREGAPIAPQPPISHWRPEKFHFFQDGARIEAAFRRYFHRAAPDQEHDSHTLIIGHANVIRYFVCRALQLPPEAWLRININHGSITWLTIRPSGNVSIHHLGETGYMPANVISHRIPRETKNVV from the exons ATGACTACGTGGAGGAATTTACGTATAATAAGCAGTATTGTGGTTGGTACTAGCGCAGGTTTATCAGCTTACTATTACCAACGTTTGCGCGAACCCGAGAATCTAGTGCAGAATGCTTGGCCAGTCTACAATACGCCGGTTAGCGATGGTGCACTCTGGGATACCAATTGGGACTTTCGCGAGCCCAGAAGTTGTGTGCGACCGGTTAAAAATGATACGCCACAAGAGCAGAATCGTTACAATAACGAGTTGGAGAAAATGCACGTGAAAGCGACACGCCATATTGTGCTCATACGACACGGTCAATACTTGGATGATGGCAAACACGATAAAGACCATCACCTTACTGACTTGGGCAAATTACAGGCAAAGTATACAGGGCAACGTTTGCACGAGCTGGGCATTAAGTGGGATAAGATTATCGTGTCGACCATGACTAGAGCGCAAGAAACTTCAGAGGTGATACTTAAGGAAATTGAGTATGAGCCTGAAAAAGTGAGACACTGCCCTTATTTACGTGAAGGTGCACCCATAGCACCACAACCGCCTATCTCCCATTGGCGTCCTGAGAAATTT CATTTCTTCCAAGACGGCGCACGCATTGAAGCGGCTTTCAGGCGCTATTTCCATCGTGCCGCTCCCGATCAAGAGCATGATTCGCATACGCTGATCATTGGTCACGCTAATGTTATACGTTATTTCGTATGCAGAGCATTGCAACTGCCACCGGAAGCATGGTTACGCATCAATATTAACCATGGTTCGATTACCTGGCTAACTATTAGACCATCGGGTAATGTTAGTATTCATCATTTAGGAGAAACTGGCTATATGCCGGCAAATGTAATATCACACCGTATACCGCGTGAAACGAAAAATGTTGTTTAA
- the Pgam5 gene encoding serine/threonine-protein phosphatase Pgam5, mitochondrial isoform X1 — translation MTTWRNLRIISSIVVGTSAGLSAYYYQRLREPENLVQNAWPVYNTPVSDGALWDTNWDFREPRSCVRPVKNDTPQEQNRYNNELEKMHVKATRHIVLIRHGQYLDDGKHDKDHHLTDLGKLQAKYTGQRLHELGIKWDKIIVSTMTRAQETSEVILKEIEYEPEKVRHCPYLREGAPIAPQPPISHWRPEKFQHFFQDGARIEAAFRRYFHRAAPDQEHDSHTLIIGHANVIRYFVCRALQLPPEAWLRININHGSITWLTIRPSGNVSIHHLGETGYMPANVISHRIPRETKNVV, via the exons ATGACTACGTGGAGGAATTTACGTATAATAAGCAGTATTGTGGTTGGTACTAGCGCAGGTTTATCAGCTTACTATTACCAACGTTTGCGCGAACCCGAGAATCTAGTGCAGAATGCTTGGCCAGTCTACAATACGCCGGTTAGCGATGGTGCACTCTGGGATACCAATTGGGACTTTCGCGAGCCCAGAAGTTGTGTGCGACCGGTTAAAAATGATACGCCACAAGAGCAGAATCGTTACAATAACGAGTTGGAGAAAATGCACGTGAAAGCGACACGCCATATTGTGCTCATACGACACGGTCAATACTTGGATGATGGCAAACACGATAAAGACCATCACCTTACTGACTTGGGCAAATTACAGGCAAAGTATACAGGGCAACGTTTGCACGAGCTGGGCATTAAGTGGGATAAGATTATCGTGTCGACCATGACTAGAGCGCAAGAAACTTCAGAGGTGATACTTAAGGAAATTGAGTATGAGCCTGAAAAAGTGAGACACTGCCCTTATTTACGTGAAGGTGCACCCATAGCACCACAACCGCCTATCTCCCATTGGCGTCCTGAGAAATTT CAGCATTTCTTCCAAGACGGCGCACGCATTGAAGCGGCTTTCAGGCGCTATTTCCATCGTGCCGCTCCCGATCAAGAGCATGATTCGCATACGCTGATCATTGGTCACGCTAATGTTATACGTTATTTCGTATGCAGAGCATTGCAACTGCCACCGGAAGCATGGTTACGCATCAATATTAACCATGGTTCGATTACCTGGCTAACTATTAGACCATCGGGTAATGTTAGTATTCATCATTTAGGAGAAACTGGCTATATGCCGGCAAATGTAATATCACACCGTATACCGCGTGAAACGAAAAATGTTGTTTAA